Proteins co-encoded in one Nicotiana sylvestris chromosome 7, ASM39365v2, whole genome shotgun sequence genomic window:
- the LOC138873553 gene encoding uncharacterized protein has product MLKKDAETSWIGECHKAFEKIKEYLSIPPVLVLPELGRLLLLYLSVLDGALGCVLGQHDETKRREQAIYYLSKKFTPYEARYSLLEHTCSALTWTTQKLRKLAKWQVLLSKFAIIYVTQKAVKGQALADHLAENPVGGEYEPLKMYFPDEEVSFVGEDIAKAYDDWRMFFNGATNFKGAEIGVVLVSEIGQHYPISAKIRFPCTNNMTEYEACIMGLNLAIDINMQELLDKMSGSINRVENDYLENHGENGVAVPVVGAPPQNPDNSPRPIPVDAGSQDVQHVNETSHTDRSIQHGDQQEA; this is encoded by the exons atgttgaagaaggatgctgaaaCTAGTTGGATCGGAGAATGTCATAAGGCTTTTgaaaaaatcaaggaatacttgtctaTACCGCCAGTCCTGGTCCTACCAGAACTTGGGAGACTTTTGCTACTCTATTTGTccgtattagatggagctttaggatgtgttttgggacaacatgacgagaccaAAAGAAGGGAGCAAGctatatactacttgagtaagaagttcacaccttatgaggCACGATACTCTCTACTGGAACACACTTGTTCTGCTTTGAcatggacaactcagaaattgag GAAGTTAGCTAAGTGGCAGGTATTATTAAGTAAGTTCgccatcatctatgtaactcagaaggcagtcaaaggacaagcgttggcagatcatcttgctgaaaatcccgtgggaggagaatacgaaccattaaaaatgtattttcctgatgaagaagtgtcattcgtaggagaggacattgctaaAGCCTACGAcgattggagaatgttcttcaatGGGGCTACAAACTTCAAAGGAGCGGAAATTGGAgtggttttggtatcagaaataggtcaacattacCCTATATCTGCAAAGATTAGGtttccgtgcaccaacaatatgacagaatatgaagcttgcattatgggGCTTAATTTGGCCATCGATATAAATATGCaagagttgctg gacaaaatgtctggctcgataaacagagttgagaacgactACCTTGAAAATCATGGAGAAAACGGTGTGGCTGTTCCAGTCGTTGGGGCGCCACCGCAGAACCCCGATAACTCACCTAGACCGATTCCAGTAGACGCGGGTTCACAAGACGTGCAGCATGTCaatgaaacctcacacaccgacagaagcatacaacatggcgaccaacaggaagcctaG